In a genomic window of Glycine max cultivar Williams 82 chromosome 13, Glycine_max_v4.0, whole genome shotgun sequence:
- the LOC100795184 gene encoding transcription factor bHLH25-like, producing MEENPWGSWSSNMEMDDEDVNESLRETNQFDEEFLRDILQQPEEGGEDLKNSSIMSSLFPTTYILSFDKSAAELLPTETDHRDYSSSQLPSSSNSRANHGTNKKPRSASESLDHIMSERNRRQELTSKFIALAATIPGLKKMDKAHVLREAINYVKQLQERIEELEEDIRKNGVESAITIIRSHLCIDDDSNTDEECYGPNEALPEVEARVLGKEVLIKIYCGKQKGILLKIMSQLERLHLYISTSNVLPFGNTLDITITAQMGDKYNLVVNDLVKELRQVAMMKSCDVQQ from the exons ATGGAGGAGAATCCGTGGGGAAGTTGGTCTTCCAATATG GAAATGGATGACGAGGATGTGAATGAAAGTTTGCGCGAGACGAACCAGTTTGATGAAGAGTTCCTAAGAGATATTCTGCAGCAGCCAGAAGAGGGCGGTGAAGATCTGAAAAACTCATCGATCATGTCGTCTCTATTTCCAACAACTTATATACTGTCCTTCGACAAATCCGCTGCTGAATTGTTACCAACTGAAACTGATCATCGTGATTATTCTTCTTCCCAATTGCCCTCATCATCAAATTCAAGGGCCAACCATGGAACCAACAAGAAGCCTCGAAGCGCTTCGGAGTCACTGGATCACATCATGTCAGAGAGAAATAGGAGACAGGAGCTCACCAGCAAATTCATTGCACTTGCTGCCACTATCCCTGGCTTGAAGAAG ATGGACAAGGCGCATGTACTGAGAGAAGCTATCAATTACGTGAAACAACTACAAGAACGTATAGAAGAGCTAGAAGAAGATATCCGAAAGAACGGTGTAGAATCAGCGATAACCATAATAAGATCTCATCTCTGCATTGATGATGACTCGAACACTGACGAAGAATGCTATGGGCCCAATGAAGCACTTCCTGAAGTTGAAGCAAGAGTCTTAGGAAAGGAAGTGTTAATCAAAATTTACTGTGGTAAACAAAAGGGAATTCTGCTTAAAATAATGTCTCAGCTCGAACGTCTTCATCTCTACATATCCACTAGCAATGTCTTGCCCTTTGGGAATACCCTTGACATCACCATTACTGCTCag ATGGGTGACAAATACAACTTGGTAGTGAACGATCTAGTGAAAGAACTGAGACAAGTGGCTATGATGAAGTCATGTGATGTGCAACAATGA
- the LOC100809351 gene encoding transcription factor bHLH19, with translation MGGDISFFSEEHPNPTLYCVANETHVQTGAKRGRSSWETPTRDHIMSERKRRQLMAERFIALSAIIPGLKKIDKASVLSEAINYVKQLKGRIAVLEQESSNKKSMMIFTKKCLQSHPHCEKNSNHVLPQLQVEAIGLELEREVLIRILCEKPKGIFLKLLTLLENMHLSIVSSNVLPLGKNTLNITIIAQMGEEYNMTGDELMSKLTQDLFKLYEVPQ, from the exons ATGGGCGGCGACATCTCCTTCTTCAGTGAAGAGCATCCAAATCCAACCTTGTACTGTGTTGCAAATGAAACACATGTACAAACAGGAGCAAAGAGGGGTAGAAGCTCTTGGGAGACACCCACACGGGATCACATTATGTCCGAGAGAAAAAGGAGACAGCTAATGGCAGAGAGATTCATAGCGCTTTCAGCTATTATACCTGGCTTGAAGAAG ATAGACAAGGCCTCTGTACTGAGTGAAGCTATTAATTACGTGAAACAACTTAAAGGACGCATAGCTGTGCTGGAGCAAGAGAGTAGCAACAAGAAGTCGATGATGATCTTTACTAAGAAGTGCCTCCAATCTCATCCTCATTGTGAAAAAAACTCTAATCACGTGCTCCCTCAACTCCAAGTCGAAGCAATAGGTCTAGAGTTAGAGAGGGAAGTACTTATTAGAATCCTTTGTGAGAAACCAAAGGGCATCTTCCTCAAACTACTCACCTTACTTGAAAATATGCATCTTTCTATTGTCAGTAGCAACGTCCTGCCACTTGGAAAAAATACTCTCAACATCACCATTATTGCTCAG ATGGGTGAGGAATACAACATGACGGGGGATGAATTGATGAGCAAACTGACGCAGGATCTTTTCAAGTTATATGAAGTGCCTCAGTGA
- the LOC100795184 gene encoding transcription factor bHLH25-like isoform X1 has protein sequence MDDEDVNESLRETNQFDEEFLRDILQQPEEGGEDLKNSSIMSSLFPTTYILSFDKSAAELLPTETDHRDYSSSQLPSSSNSRANHGTNKKPRSASESLDHIMSERNRRQELTSKFIALAATIPGLKKMDKAHVLREAINYVKQLQERIEELEEDIRKNGVESAITIIRSHLCIDDDSNTDEECYGPNEALPEVEARVLGKEVLIKIYCGKQKGILLKIMSQLERLHLYISTSNVLPFGNTLDITITAQMGDKYNLVVNDLVKELRQVAMMKSCDVQQ, from the exons ATGGATGACGAGGATGTGAATGAAAGTTTGCGCGAGACGAACCAGTTTGATGAAGAGTTCCTAAGAGATATTCTGCAGCAGCCAGAAGAGGGCGGTGAAGATCTGAAAAACTCATCGATCATGTCGTCTCTATTTCCAACAACTTATATACTGTCCTTCGACAAATCCGCTGCTGAATTGTTACCAACTGAAACTGATCATCGTGATTATTCTTCTTCCCAATTGCCCTCATCATCAAATTCAAGGGCCAACCATGGAACCAACAAGAAGCCTCGAAGCGCTTCGGAGTCACTGGATCACATCATGTCAGAGAGAAATAGGAGACAGGAGCTCACCAGCAAATTCATTGCACTTGCTGCCACTATCCCTGGCTTGAAGAAG ATGGACAAGGCGCATGTACTGAGAGAAGCTATCAATTACGTGAAACAACTACAAGAACGTATAGAAGAGCTAGAAGAAGATATCCGAAAGAACGGTGTAGAATCAGCGATAACCATAATAAGATCTCATCTCTGCATTGATGATGACTCGAACACTGACGAAGAATGCTATGGGCCCAATGAAGCACTTCCTGAAGTTGAAGCAAGAGTCTTAGGAAAGGAAGTGTTAATCAAAATTTACTGTGGTAAACAAAAGGGAATTCTGCTTAAAATAATGTCTCAGCTCGAACGTCTTCATCTCTACATATCCACTAGCAATGTCTTGCCCTTTGGGAATACCCTTGACATCACCATTACTGCTCag ATGGGTGACAAATACAACTTGGTAGTGAACGATCTAGTGAAAGAACTGAGACAAGTGGCTATGATGAAGTCATGTGATGTGCAACAATGA